The Siniperca chuatsi isolate FFG_IHB_CAS linkage group LG9, ASM2008510v1, whole genome shotgun sequence genome includes a region encoding these proteins:
- the snx10b gene encoding sorting nexin-10B isoform X2, with the protein MREETDNVVKQVISVWVRDPRIQKNDFWHAYIDYEICLHTDSVCFTKKISSVRRRYSEFVWLRQKLQANSMLMVQLPELPPKNPFFSLNNAQQIAERMKGLQKFLEQILQSPLLLSDSCLHLFLQSQLSVSKMQACAAGRTHYSVAQAVQRCGLRRFYSEEDLQKDLSMSCDSDSDSSECRDPEPPIKDLTINKVESTASLDLMGTSQEETLSCLSGST; encoded by the exons CAGGTCATCAGTGTCTGGGTGCGGGACCCGCGGATACAAAAGAATGACTTTTGGCATGCCTACATAGACTATGAAATTTGTTTACAT ACCGACAGCGTGTGCTTCACCAAGAAGATCTCAAGTGTGAGAAGGAGGTATAGTGAGTTTGTATGGCTCAGGCAGAAGCTACAAGCAAATTCAATGCTAAT GGTACAGCTACCAGAGCTGCCCCCAAAGAACCCCTTCTTCAGCCTGAACAACGCCCAGCAGATCGCTGAGCGGATGAAAGGGCTCCAGAAGTTTTTGGAACA GATCCTCCAGAGCCCTCTGCTGTTGTCCGACAGTTGCCTGCATCTTTTCCTGCAGTCACAGCTCAGCGTGTCCAAGATGCAGGCCTGTGCTGCTGGAAGGACCCACTACTCTGTGGCCCAGGCGGTCCAGCGCTGCGGCTTGAGGCGATTCTACTCTGAAGAGGATCTGCAGAAGGACCTCAGCATGTCCTgtgactctgactcagacag CTCAGAGTGTAGAGATCCAGAGCCTCCGATTAAAGATTTGACAATAAACAAAGTGGAGAGTACAGCCTCACTTGATCTCATGGGAACCAGCCAGGAGGAAACCCTCAGCTGCTTATCTGGTTCTACAtga
- the snx10b gene encoding sorting nexin-10B isoform X1, translated as MREETDNVVKCIQFSVSPAFSMQQVISVWVRDPRIQKNDFWHAYIDYEICLHTDSVCFTKKISSVRRRYSEFVWLRQKLQANSMLMVQLPELPPKNPFFSLNNAQQIAERMKGLQKFLEQILQSPLLLSDSCLHLFLQSQLSVSKMQACAAGRTHYSVAQAVQRCGLRRFYSEEDLQKDLSMSCDSDSDSSECRDPEPPIKDLTINKVESTASLDLMGTSQEETLSCLSGST; from the exons ATTCAGTTCAGTGTCTCTCCTGCCTTCTCCATGCAGCAGGTCATCAGTGTCTGGGTGCGGGACCCGCGGATACAAAAGAATGACTTTTGGCATGCCTACATAGACTATGAAATTTGTTTACAT ACCGACAGCGTGTGCTTCACCAAGAAGATCTCAAGTGTGAGAAGGAGGTATAGTGAGTTTGTATGGCTCAGGCAGAAGCTACAAGCAAATTCAATGCTAAT GGTACAGCTACCAGAGCTGCCCCCAAAGAACCCCTTCTTCAGCCTGAACAACGCCCAGCAGATCGCTGAGCGGATGAAAGGGCTCCAGAAGTTTTTGGAACA GATCCTCCAGAGCCCTCTGCTGTTGTCCGACAGTTGCCTGCATCTTTTCCTGCAGTCACAGCTCAGCGTGTCCAAGATGCAGGCCTGTGCTGCTGGAAGGACCCACTACTCTGTGGCCCAGGCGGTCCAGCGCTGCGGCTTGAGGCGATTCTACTCTGAAGAGGATCTGCAGAAGGACCTCAGCATGTCCTgtgactctgactcagacag CTCAGAGTGTAGAGATCCAGAGCCTCCGATTAAAGATTTGACAATAAACAAAGTGGAGAGTACAGCCTCACTTGATCTCATGGGAACCAGCCAGGAGGAAACCCTCAGCTGCTTATCTGGTTCTACAtga